A section of the Phaseolus vulgaris cultivar G19833 chromosome 8, P. vulgaris v2.0, whole genome shotgun sequence genome encodes:
- the LOC137824977 gene encoding uncharacterized protein: MQADLEASHVRNEELRRVNEELRRGLRNNQGQREQDEMEHLTPPREFSTPFSQEILDVAIPNIFAGPKAIFTGMEDPEAHLTAFHTQMVLVGGSDAARCKLFMSTLTGMAMNWFISLPNGHITSFQQLSQLFREQYLANRAPLPVSYDLFDVKQYQGESLKEYINRFGAQVVKVGTLEEPMIVYAFRKGVCPGPFYESIIRNRLRTFAEIRRRAVEHIASEGEVCEKRTTVVPSRPRAYTRVQPVRINETTTGRKKSEGRRPYEAKKPQPRGPAGGDRPARERARPARYNFVVELKDLIAVPNIAERLRRPTKTDKVLGPRKDSWCEFHEAFGHHIDNCLSLGYQLEELVRSGFLKDYVSEPATTAALSAPTEEQAHEMPVLGEVHTIARGFSGGGPTASQRKKYARGVNSIEERISGDPWESDLVFTRGDLRDVVPHDNDLVVISVVTAGRKVHRVLVDQGSSADVMFWSTFNKLRLSPDLLRP; the protein is encoded by the coding sequence atgcaggcggatctcgaagcctcgcatgtgaggaatgaagagctccgtcgcgttaatgaggagttgcgccggggtctgAGGAACAACCAGGGGCAACGCGAACAAGATGAGATGGAGcatctcaccccaccaagggagttttccactcccttctcgcaggagatcctagatgtAGCGATCCCCAACATCTTCGCAGGGCCCAAGGCGattttcaccgggatggaggatcctgaggcgcatctcacggcgttccacacgcagatggtgttagtaggcggctccgacgccgcaagatgcaagctcttcatgagcaccttgacaGGAATGGCGATGAattggtttatcagccttcCTAACGGTCATATCACCTCCTTTCAGCAGTTGTCACAACTGTTCAGAGAGCAATACCTGGCGAACAGGGCCCCGCTGCCAGtttcctacgacctgtttgatgtgaagcagtaccaaggggagagtttgaaggagtatatcaaccgTTTCGGGGCCCAAGTGGTAAAAGTTGGCACGTTggaggagcccatgattgtgtatgcCTTCAGGAAAGGCGTGTGTCCCGGCCCTTTTTACGAATCTATTATTCGCAATCGCCTAAGGACCTTTGCTGaaatacggcgtcgggcggtggaacatatcgcctccgaaggagaggtgtgcgagaagcgcaccaccgtcgtaccctcacgcccgagggcaTACACACGGGTTCAGCCCGTTAGGatcaacgagaccacgacggggaggaaGAAgtcagaggggagacgcccctatgaaGCCAAAaaaccccagccccggggcccagcaggaggcgatcgcccggccagagagagggcaaggccggcgagatacaactttgtggtggaattgaaggacctAATCGCCGTTCCTAATATAGCcgagaggttgaggcgaccgacGAAGACTgataaggtgttagggcctcggaaagactcttggtgtgagttccacgaggctttcggtcatcacatcgataactgcctgtcgctgggttaccagctagaagagctggtgagaagcgggtttctgaaggattatgtcTCAGAACCCGCCACGACCGCCGCCCTGTCGGCGCCAACGGAAGaacaagcgcacgagatgcctgttctcggcgaggttcacaccattgctagaggtttttccggcggaggacccaccgcctcccagcgaaagaaatacgcgaggggggtgaactCAATTGAGGAAAGGATCTCAGGTGATCCGTGGGAatcggacctcgtgttcacgagaggggatcttcgtgacgtggtgccgcacgacaacgatctcgtggtcatttcagttgtcACGGCGGGccgaaaggtgcacagggttcttgtcgaccaaggaagctctgcagatgtcatgttttggtcgacattcaacaagttgcggCTGTCTCctgaccttttgaggccctaa